From Streptomyces sp. NBC_00775, one genomic window encodes:
- a CDS encoding magnesium transporter CorA family protein: protein MIVSVVSMPEGVVARTALSQAREQLAAPGFVIVDIDQGEEPPPDEQPLSRRLGLDDKAWEWLGRQHEPVRAEYHEGAAGCVVPVIDGNHIIYVHVLASECHLVMVHHGPVGLIDTFIERLPQEMPAGAATTVFLFLQGVLEAFRLATAQALLEVEDIEEAMFERREPQQVHRLAHLRRRAAQLHRAFLPYAAVAQEFLMRRRMANRDLSEERRALNRMHERAVQLVMLDIESLQNETRRAADTYASLVADEQNLVINKLAIASVIFLPLTFLTGFFGMNFGYLSNLLSGERSFLTLGVGMQVCALAVSVYFVLYRTHWRQLRAADPAMPPMASPDEQPADRSTS, encoded by the coding sequence ATGATCGTATCGGTGGTGTCGATGCCGGAGGGCGTCGTCGCTCGCACAGCGTTGTCCCAGGCCCGGGAGCAACTCGCAGCCCCCGGTTTCGTGATCGTGGACATCGACCAGGGCGAAGAGCCCCCGCCCGACGAGCAGCCGCTCTCCCGTCGACTCGGGCTGGATGACAAGGCCTGGGAGTGGCTCGGCAGACAACATGAACCTGTACGGGCCGAGTACCACGAGGGCGCTGCCGGATGCGTCGTGCCCGTGATCGACGGTAACCACATCATCTATGTCCACGTTCTCGCCAGCGAGTGCCACCTCGTCATGGTTCACCACGGACCCGTCGGACTGATCGACACCTTCATCGAGCGGTTGCCACAGGAAATGCCAGCCGGCGCGGCGACCACGGTGTTCCTGTTTCTGCAGGGTGTGCTGGAGGCATTTCGCCTGGCCACCGCCCAAGCGCTCCTGGAGGTAGAGGACATCGAGGAGGCGATGTTCGAGCGACGGGAGCCGCAGCAAGTCCATCGTCTCGCCCATCTGCGACGGCGCGCAGCCCAGCTGCACCGTGCGTTCCTTCCCTACGCCGCGGTCGCACAGGAGTTCCTCATGCGTCGCAGGATGGCGAATCGCGACCTCTCGGAGGAGCGGCGAGCGCTGAACCGCATGCACGAGCGCGCCGTGCAGCTGGTGATGCTGGACATCGAGTCTCTGCAGAACGAAACCCGGCGGGCCGCCGACACCTACGCCTCTCTCGTCGCTGACGAGCAGAACCTCGTGATCAACAAACTCGCCATCGCCTCGGTGATCTTCTTGCCGCTGACGTTCCTGACTGGCTTCTTCGGCATGAACTTCGGCTACCTGAGCAACCTCTTGTCGGGCGAGCGATCCTTCTTGACGCTTGGCGTCGGCATGCAGGTGTGCGCCCTGGCCGTTTCCGTCTACTTCGTGCTGTACCGCACGCACTGGCGCCAGCTCCGGGCAGCCGATCCCGCGATGCCTCCGATGGCGAGCCCTGACGAGCAGCCGGCCGACAGGTCAACCAGCTGA
- a CDS encoding SEC-C domain-containing protein, translated as MRPDTSAEHVDHNAEAARLERTAGLYPEDAEHLLLQAAAHLELAGDRPGATALYDRLLSSSAPLDHPHLVRALKASNLWEYGHEAEARAIIEGVRTSAPRDPAPWVIVAEALESHDELEAAQDTFTQAATLLLADVSEPPYSTHPLLFGRHRVRRMLGVPHDDWDTLADTLHSSPIPLDELHDPKRVWSLGSDNPAELQAEISRLRAELGTFREALSRPFPVAVLHWPTNELTELLTAYPPLSSEYPTHEEHLATIEASLRELAASGTPNLGIVTGTVPSYEAFAASEASSPADATLLPQYATTLAARGRAVAWPPQRGVACWCGSGRVYGECHGTA; from the coding sequence ATGCGCCCCGACACGTCTGCCGAGCACGTCGACCACAACGCCGAAGCAGCACGCCTGGAGCGGACTGCCGGCCTCTACCCCGAGGACGCCGAACACCTGCTCCTGCAGGCCGCGGCCCACCTCGAACTGGCCGGAGACCGCCCAGGCGCGACCGCGCTCTACGACCGTCTGCTGTCGTCCTCGGCTCCCCTGGACCACCCCCACCTGGTACGAGCCCTGAAGGCGTCGAACCTCTGGGAGTACGGCCACGAGGCGGAGGCGAGGGCGATCATCGAGGGAGTCCGCACCTCCGCTCCCCGCGACCCGGCCCCCTGGGTGATCGTGGCGGAGGCGCTGGAATCCCACGACGAGCTGGAAGCGGCGCAGGACACCTTTACGCAGGCGGCGACGCTCCTCCTCGCAGACGTCTCGGAACCCCCCTACTCCACCCACCCTCTCCTCTTCGGCCGCCACCGCGTCCGCCGCATGCTGGGCGTCCCCCACGACGACTGGGACACCCTGGCGGACACCCTCCACTCCTCCCCGATCCCCCTGGACGAACTCCACGACCCGAAGCGCGTCTGGTCCCTGGGCTCGGACAACCCGGCGGAACTCCAGGCAGAGATCAGCCGCCTGCGCGCGGAGCTGGGCACGTTCCGGGAGGCCCTGTCCCGCCCGTTCCCGGTGGCGGTCCTGCACTGGCCGACGAACGAACTGACAGAACTGCTGACGGCGTACCCGCCCCTGTCCTCGGAGTACCCGACCCACGAGGAACACCTCGCGACCATAGAGGCGTCGCTGAGGGAGCTGGCGGCTTCCGGCACACCGAATCTGGGGATCGTGACGGGGACTGTGCCGTCGTACGAGGCCTTCGCCGCCTCGGAGGCGTCCTCCCCGGCCGACGCGACGCTGCTGCCGCAGTATGCGACGACGCTGGCGGCGCGGGGGCGGGCTGTGGCTTGGCCGCCGCAGCGGGGGGTGGCTTGTTGGTGTGGGTCTGGGCGGGTTTATGGGGAGTGTCACGGAACCGCTTAG
- a CDS encoding DUF445 domain-containing protein: protein MERTKPEEVGAEGQHARPGAAVNPATTAPGPPGRAMTSFSPADEEKRRGVRRMKATATGLLLFVALVYVLAKWASNEGAGAWAGYVAAAAEAGMVGAMADWFAVTALFRHPLGIPIPHTAIIPTKKDQLGVSLGEFVGENFLSEEVVRQRLRAVGIGSRLGAWLAEPDHADRVTAELATALRGALTVLRDSDVQAIVGEAITRRADAQEIAPGIGKMLEKIVADGGHKRVVDLVCVRAHDWLVLHDEQVMDAVQGGAPGWTPRFVDKKVGERVYKELLRFVTEMRDSPSHPARGALDRFLTDFASDLQSDTDTRARVERLKGEVLGRGEVQDLIASAWTAVRSMIVSAAEDERSELRLRVRASLLSLGARMATEPKLQAKVDSWVEGAAVYVVTTYRKEITSLITDTVAGWDAEHTTKKIEAHIGRDLQFIRINGTVVGSLVGLLIYVVSRAVGA, encoded by the coding sequence ATGGAACGCACGAAACCGGAAGAAGTGGGCGCCGAGGGGCAGCATGCCCGCCCGGGCGCCGCCGTGAACCCGGCGACGACCGCCCCCGGGCCGCCGGGCCGGGCCATGACGTCCTTCAGCCCCGCCGACGAGGAGAAACGCCGCGGTGTCCGCCGTATGAAGGCGACGGCGACCGGACTGCTGCTCTTCGTCGCACTGGTGTACGTCCTCGCCAAGTGGGCGTCGAACGAGGGCGCGGGCGCCTGGGCCGGATATGTCGCCGCGGCGGCCGAGGCGGGCATGGTCGGTGCGATGGCCGACTGGTTCGCGGTCACGGCGCTCTTCCGCCACCCGCTCGGCATTCCCATCCCGCACACCGCGATCATCCCCACCAAGAAGGACCAGCTGGGTGTGTCGCTGGGTGAGTTCGTCGGCGAGAACTTCCTCTCCGAGGAAGTCGTACGACAGCGGCTGCGCGCCGTCGGCATCGGCAGCCGGCTGGGCGCCTGGCTCGCCGAACCGGACCACGCCGACCGGGTCACGGCGGAGCTGGCGACCGCGCTCAGGGGAGCGCTGACCGTCCTGCGGGACTCCGACGTCCAGGCGATCGTCGGCGAGGCCATCACCCGCCGCGCCGACGCCCAGGAGATCGCACCCGGCATAGGGAAGATGCTGGAGAAGATCGTCGCGGACGGTGGCCACAAGCGGGTCGTCGACCTGGTCTGCGTACGCGCCCACGACTGGCTGGTGCTGCACGACGAGCAGGTCATGGACGCGGTGCAGGGCGGCGCGCCCGGCTGGACCCCCCGCTTCGTCGACAAGAAGGTCGGCGAGCGTGTCTACAAGGAACTGCTCCGCTTCGTCACCGAGATGCGCGACTCCCCCTCCCACCCGGCTCGCGGCGCCCTCGACCGTTTCCTCACCGACTTCGCCTCCGACCTCCAGTCCGACACCGACACCCGTGCGCGCGTGGAGCGGTTGAAGGGCGAGGTGCTGGGCCGCGGCGAGGTCCAGGACCTGATCGCCTCCGCCTGGACGGCCGTACGGTCCATGATCGTGTCCGCCGCCGAGGACGAGCGCAGCGAGCTGCGGCTGCGGGTGCGCGCCTCCCTGCTGTCGCTGGGCGCCCGCATGGCCACCGAGCCCAAGCTCCAGGCCAAGGTCGACAGCTGGGTGGAGGGCGCGGCGGTGTACGTCGTGACGACGTACCGCAAGGAGATCACCTCGCTGATCACGGACACGGTGGCGGGCTGGGACGCCGAGCACACCACCAAGAAGATCGAGGCCCACATCGGCCGCGACCTGCAGTTCATCCGGATCAACGGCACGGTGGTGGGTTCGCTGGTGGGCCTGCTGATCTACGTGGTGTCGAGAGCGGTGGGGGCGTAA
- a CDS encoding VOC family protein, with protein sequence MTVRRIVPDIQVESEQAMTVSRDFYGLLGFEEVMHQGWVMTLASPANPTAQISFLTEERTAPVVPDLSVEVEDVDAVYAEVVASGAEVVRELRDEEWGVRRFFVRDPNGRVVNVLGHRG encoded by the coding sequence ATGACCGTTCGCAGGATCGTCCCGGACATCCAGGTCGAGTCCGAGCAGGCCATGACGGTCAGCCGGGACTTCTACGGCCTGCTCGGCTTCGAGGAAGTCATGCACCAGGGCTGGGTCATGACCCTCGCGTCCCCCGCCAACCCCACGGCCCAGATCAGCTTCCTCACCGAGGAGCGCACCGCCCCGGTCGTCCCCGACCTGAGCGTGGAGGTCGAGGACGTCGACGCGGTGTACGCGGAGGTGGTCGCGTCGGGCGCGGAGGTCGTACGGGAGCTGCGGGACGAGGAGTGGGGCGTACGGCGCTTCTTCGTACGGGATCCGAATGGGCGCGTGGTGAATGTGCTGGGGCATCGGGGGTGA
- a CDS encoding transcriptional regulator: MPRPTGNVRLKAARVAAGFNSQQGLADALSHAANQIGIRGLSIGVRQVRRWESDSPPWPQPDCQRVLAHLLGQSLESLGFTPPWGPDGTQPDRVRRALVAGGAAAVGLAAVPEQAVALTQQPSTAGADFEAVTRSHRRLYWSVAPAKLHPAVLAHATLGCALLPETAGSTRRTVATALAESYLLAGRIDFFDRREPSSASDTLLLALQAAGEADNPLLGSGILAHMAFIPGWAGDRDAALERMTAARTYARRAPASAEFLAWLDAVEAECETRCGNTRTALHLIGHAEDVLATGNVHPSPEWMDWFSPARLAAFKGNTQLIAGHLPQARETLLGVLEDMPASEDKQRSVVFGDLAAVEAASRNPEQACEYAGRALDQLALTWYATGMDRVREVRRALAPHQHERCVRDLDDRLYGWSTTVSALSR, encoded by the coding sequence ATGCCCCGTCCCACCGGCAATGTCCGCTTGAAGGCCGCTCGCGTGGCCGCAGGCTTCAACTCGCAACAAGGTCTGGCCGATGCCTTGTCCCATGCGGCCAATCAGATCGGCATTCGCGGGTTGTCCATCGGCGTACGACAGGTCCGGCGCTGGGAGTCGGACAGTCCTCCGTGGCCGCAACCGGATTGCCAGCGGGTGTTGGCCCACCTGCTGGGCCAGAGCTTGGAGTCACTCGGCTTCACTCCTCCTTGGGGCCCCGACGGCACGCAGCCCGACCGCGTCCGTCGGGCCCTCGTGGCGGGCGGCGCGGCCGCTGTCGGGCTCGCGGCCGTACCCGAGCAAGCAGTCGCCCTGACGCAACAACCATCCACCGCCGGTGCGGACTTCGAGGCTGTGACACGGTCGCACCGTCGGCTCTACTGGTCCGTCGCTCCGGCCAAGCTGCACCCGGCCGTATTGGCCCACGCGACACTTGGATGCGCGCTGCTCCCGGAGACAGCGGGCTCCACTCGTCGCACCGTCGCAACCGCTCTTGCCGAGTCCTATCTCCTCGCGGGACGAATCGACTTCTTCGATCGCCGCGAACCCAGCAGCGCGAGCGACACACTCCTGCTGGCTCTCCAGGCTGCGGGCGAAGCGGACAACCCACTGCTCGGATCGGGGATCCTCGCGCACATGGCGTTCATCCCGGGGTGGGCGGGCGATCGCGACGCGGCACTGGAGCGGATGACGGCGGCACGTACGTATGCCCGCCGTGCGCCCGCCTCCGCCGAGTTTCTCGCCTGGCTCGACGCCGTGGAGGCCGAGTGCGAGACGCGGTGCGGCAACACGCGCACCGCGCTGCACCTGATCGGGCACGCCGAGGATGTCCTCGCCACCGGCAACGTGCACCCCTCACCAGAGTGGATGGACTGGTTCTCCCCGGCCCGACTGGCGGCATTCAAGGGCAACACGCAGCTGATCGCCGGACATCTCCCTCAGGCGCGCGAGACCTTGCTTGGCGTCCTGGAGGACATGCCGGCGAGCGAAGACAAGCAGCGCAGCGTCGTATTCGGAGATCTGGCTGCTGTGGAGGCCGCATCAAGGAACCCGGAGCAGGCGTGTGAGTACGCCGGGCGCGCTCTCGATCAGTTGGCCCTCACGTGGTACGCCACTGGCATGGATCGTGTGCGCGAAGTACGACGCGCGCTCGCGCCGCACCAGCACGAACGCTGCGTGCGAGATCTCGACGACCGGCTCTACGGTTGGTCGACGACGGTCAGCGCGCTGAGCCGTTGA
- a CDS encoding YDG/SRA domain-containing protein: protein MGRAYQRKGRLTPWRDSQRTLRKLLQRHGRPGSTPDPQYPFVALHRSDVWKLEGVQGEIPQARGSALQSWLDEQNPQGGLESHLYDLLADDETFRESAVYVLLQQYFPHDEWQNILIDVGLQKEAFDGFGHPPYIPLGTTFQDRRELASANLHRPIQGGIWGKQKEEAKSIVVSGGYPDDEDLGDIIIYTGQGGQTEGRHTHNQDLTRGNASLVNSMASGRPVRVIRGAGKHSVHAPESGLRYDGLYRVEDYWSQPGISNFLIWRYRLRAIDSLKEATNPPLRLSPPTLTSPPPTGNSQPGRRSTQVQRTIRSTKIADWVKGIHQHTCQVCGLCIKTPTGSYAEAAHIRPLGRPHDGPDESDNVLCLCPNHHVAFDFGMLTIAPNLTVMDRTTGAQTTLRTHPEHKLSEEYLSYHRNHHAW from the coding sequence ATGGGGAGGGCATACCAGCGCAAGGGTCGGCTCACACCCTGGCGCGATTCTCAGCGAACTCTACGCAAACTTCTGCAACGGCACGGTCGCCCCGGTTCAACGCCCGATCCACAGTACCCATTCGTGGCTCTACATCGATCAGATGTATGGAAGCTTGAGGGAGTCCAGGGCGAGATACCTCAGGCCCGAGGCTCAGCCCTGCAATCGTGGCTTGACGAGCAGAACCCGCAGGGGGGTCTAGAGTCGCATCTTTACGATCTACTGGCGGATGACGAAACGTTTCGCGAAAGCGCTGTTTACGTACTACTACAGCAGTATTTTCCGCACGACGAGTGGCAAAACATCCTCATAGATGTTGGCCTCCAGAAGGAGGCATTTGATGGGTTTGGGCACCCTCCCTATATTCCCTTGGGCACGACATTCCAGGATCGCAGGGAACTCGCCTCCGCCAATCTTCATCGCCCCATACAGGGCGGGATCTGGGGGAAGCAAAAAGAGGAAGCGAAATCGATCGTCGTGTCGGGGGGTTATCCCGACGACGAGGACCTCGGCGACATCATTATCTATACGGGGCAAGGCGGCCAGACCGAGGGTCGTCACACCCATAACCAAGACCTGACCCGCGGCAACGCATCGCTGGTAAACAGCATGGCTTCCGGGAGGCCGGTCCGTGTGATACGCGGGGCCGGGAAGCACTCCGTTCACGCACCGGAATCCGGCCTTCGTTATGATGGCCTCTATCGCGTGGAAGACTACTGGTCCCAGCCAGGCATATCCAACTTCCTCATATGGCGCTACAGGCTTCGAGCTATAGATTCGCTCAAAGAAGCCACCAACCCCCCACTCCGGCTATCCCCACCTACTCTCACCTCACCCCCGCCAACCGGTAACTCTCAACCCGGCCGCAGAAGCACCCAAGTTCAGCGCACAATCCGAAGCACGAAGATCGCCGACTGGGTCAAAGGAATACATCAACACACCTGCCAAGTCTGCGGTCTATGCATTAAGACCCCGACGGGATCCTATGCCGAGGCCGCACACATTCGCCCGCTTGGCCGCCCTCATGATGGACCAGACGAGTCCGACAATGTTCTATGCCTTTGCCCAAACCACCACGTAGCATTCGATTTTGGAATGTTGACGATAGCTCCGAATTTGACGGTCATGGACCGAACAACAGGGGCTCAAACCACTCTAAGAACTCATCCAGAGCATAAGCTCAGCGAAGAATACCTTTCTTACCATCGAAATCATCACGCATGGTAG
- a CDS encoding HAD family hydrolase — protein sequence MIRAVVFDVGECLVDETREYGTWADWLGVPRHTFHAMFGAVIAQGRDYRETFQEFRPGFDLYEEREERAAAGQAETFGEDDLYGDVRSALTELRADGLWLGIAGNQTVRAGRILRSLFSNDVDLIGTSDDWGASKPDPEFFKRVAAVVPFESDEILYVGDRCDNDIRPAVEAGMHTALVRRGPWGTIQWNTHEARELPTFRVDSLLELSGLIIDFNGSAR from the coding sequence ATGATTCGCGCAGTCGTGTTCGACGTCGGTGAGTGTCTCGTGGACGAGACCCGTGAGTACGGGACATGGGCCGACTGGCTGGGGGTGCCTCGGCACACGTTTCACGCGATGTTCGGCGCTGTCATCGCCCAAGGCCGGGACTACCGCGAGACGTTTCAGGAGTTCCGGCCGGGCTTCGATCTCTATGAGGAGAGGGAGGAGCGGGCTGCCGCAGGGCAGGCCGAGACGTTTGGGGAGGACGACCTGTATGGGGACGTCCGGTCGGCTCTGACCGAGCTTCGGGCCGATGGGCTGTGGCTTGGTATCGCGGGCAACCAGACCGTCAGGGCTGGACGCATCCTTCGGTCGCTGTTCTCCAATGACGTCGATCTGATCGGCACGTCGGACGACTGGGGTGCCAGCAAGCCCGATCCGGAGTTCTTCAAGCGAGTAGCCGCGGTGGTGCCCTTCGAGAGCGACGAGATCCTCTACGTCGGGGACCGTTGCGACAACGACATCCGGCCTGCGGTCGAGGCGGGGATGCATACCGCGCTCGTGCGCCGCGGCCCCTGGGGCACGATTCAGTGGAACACCCACGAAGCTCGGGAGCTGCCGACGTTTCGTGTCGACAGCCTCCTCGAACTGTCCGGTCTCATCATCGACTTCAACGGCTCAGCGCGCTGA
- a CDS encoding MarR family winged helix-turn-helix transcriptional regulator — protein sequence MSTSVDDAVRALLLLMPRMVGRAKRIPVPEELQSLALAPRHLSLLSYLLFDGPLTVNDLATRLEVAPTTVSLMVGELSGKGILERREDPADRRRRIVSITDAQRPSISAWLSRGATAWRRALEPLTPDQRQLVIDTLRAYEAAAADPEAPTP from the coding sequence ATGTCAACGAGCGTCGACGACGCCGTCAGAGCGCTGCTCCTCCTCATGCCCCGCATGGTCGGCCGGGCCAAGCGCATCCCCGTACCCGAGGAGCTCCAGTCGCTCGCGCTAGCCCCCCGGCACCTCTCCCTGCTGTCGTACCTGCTCTTCGACGGACCCCTGACCGTCAACGACCTGGCCACCCGCCTGGAGGTCGCGCCGACGACCGTCAGCCTCATGGTCGGCGAGCTGAGCGGGAAGGGGATCCTGGAGCGGCGGGAGGACCCGGCCGACCGGCGGCGGCGCATCGTCAGCATCACCGATGCCCAACGGCCGTCCATCTCCGCGTGGTTGTCGCGCGGAGCCACCGCCTGGCGCCGCGCGCTGGAACCGCTGACCCCGGATCAGCGGCAGTTGGTCATCGACACCTTGCGCGCCTACGAGGCCGCGGCGGCCGACCCCGAGGCTCCCACCCCCTGA
- a CDS encoding tautomerase family protein, which yields MPHLTVQIREEALDGSVEPKLIRALTEAVAAVVGEWARPVAVVELLGVPEHRWGTGGIPGRAPAPVVTLNMREGGLTHPRIPDAPARLIGSLTEAVVTVFGEAVRGDVTVLIVGVPAGRSGVGGEVV from the coding sequence ATGCCGCACCTCACTGTGCAGATCCGCGAAGAGGCGCTCGACGGATCGGTCGAGCCGAAGCTCATCCGGGCGCTGACCGAAGCGGTGGCCGCCGTGGTCGGGGAGTGGGCGCGCCCGGTCGCCGTGGTGGAACTCCTCGGTGTCCCGGAGCACCGCTGGGGCACCGGCGGCATACCCGGCCGGGCGCCCGCGCCGGTCGTCACGCTGAACATGCGCGAGGGCGGACTGACACACCCCCGGATCCCCGACGCGCCCGCGCGGCTGATCGGCTCGCTCACGGAAGCGGTGGTCACGGTCTTCGGCGAGGCCGTACGGGGGGATGTGACCGTGCTGATCGTGGGGGTGCCGGCGGGGCGGTCGGGGGTCGGCGGCGAGGTGGTGTGA
- a CDS encoding levansucrase has protein sequence MYGQQGQQEQAAPRAYLASVEGRLTADGCATRWEDWAGVPVLIGRRGDFRMRWMATKLHLFTVAAAVPEITVPAISDFTDQVMKYAKDTKGGLPVGMQNGVGAFPLLVSDRVDPAAVRWAEEQQRIKFACMTRPVVVDSARQYVGMYRGKPALGRVYANYFIEKGTRYFYGGQ, from the coding sequence ATGTACGGACAGCAAGGACAGCAAGAGCAAGCGGCACCGCGGGCCTACCTCGCCTCGGTGGAGGGCCGGCTGACAGCCGACGGATGTGCCACACGGTGGGAGGACTGGGCCGGGGTGCCCGTGCTCATCGGGCGGCGGGGCGACTTCCGGATGCGCTGGATGGCCACGAAGCTGCACCTGTTCACGGTGGCCGCGGCCGTCCCGGAGATAACCGTGCCCGCCATCTCCGACTTCACCGACCAGGTGATGAAGTACGCCAAGGACACCAAGGGCGGCCTTCCCGTCGGCATGCAGAACGGGGTCGGCGCCTTCCCCCTGCTGGTCAGCGACCGGGTCGATCCGGCCGCCGTACGGTGGGCGGAGGAGCAGCAGCGCATCAAGTTCGCCTGTATGACCCGGCCCGTCGTCGTCGACAGCGCACGCCAGTACGTGGGGATGTACCGCGGCAAGCCGGCCCTCGGCCGCGTCTACGCCAACTACTTCATCGAGAAGGGCACGCGGTACTTCTACGGCGGGCAGTGA
- a CDS encoding GlxA family transcriptional regulator produces MHTVAVLALDQVIPFDLSAPIDTFGWARLPDGRAAYRVRVCSASAGEEVSAGPFALRAPYGLEALAEADTIILPGVADPTAPLPPGVAEAVRAAAANGTRIASICVGAFVFAATGLLDGLRATTHWVAAQDLAARYPKVTVDPNVLYVDNGQFLTSAGAAAALDMCLHMIRKDHGSAVAAHAARMSVMPLEREGGQAQFIVHDQPPVPAGTAMEPLLAWLEENAGDDLTLEDIAAHAGMSTRTLNRRFREQTGTTPLQWLHRARVRRAQYLLETTTYPVERIAAQAGFGSPTAFRERFKRVVGTSPYAYRRAFQGVGASGSAAAAS; encoded by the coding sequence ATGCACACCGTGGCCGTACTGGCGCTCGACCAGGTCATCCCGTTCGACCTCTCCGCCCCGATCGACACCTTCGGCTGGGCCCGGCTGCCGGACGGCCGGGCGGCGTACCGGGTCCGGGTCTGTTCGGCTTCGGCGGGCGAGGAGGTGAGCGCGGGCCCGTTCGCGCTGCGCGCCCCGTACGGCCTGGAGGCGCTGGCCGAAGCGGACACGATCATCCTGCCCGGCGTCGCCGACCCGACCGCCCCGCTCCCGCCGGGCGTGGCGGAGGCGGTGCGCGCGGCGGCCGCGAACGGCACGCGGATCGCGTCGATCTGCGTCGGCGCCTTCGTCTTCGCCGCCACCGGCCTGCTGGACGGGCTGCGCGCGACCACCCACTGGGTCGCGGCCCAGGACCTGGCGGCCAGGTACCCGAAGGTGACCGTCGACCCGAATGTGCTGTACGTCGACAACGGCCAGTTCCTCACCTCGGCGGGCGCCGCCGCGGCCCTCGACATGTGCCTGCACATGATCCGCAAGGACCACGGTTCCGCCGTCGCCGCGCATGCCGCCCGGATGTCCGTCATGCCGCTCGAACGGGAGGGCGGCCAGGCCCAGTTCATCGTCCACGACCAGCCGCCGGTACCGGCCGGCACCGCCATGGAGCCCCTCCTCGCCTGGCTGGAGGAGAACGCGGGCGACGACCTGACCCTGGAGGACATCGCCGCCCACGCCGGCATGAGTACCCGTACGCTCAACCGCCGGTTCCGCGAACAGACCGGCACGACGCCCCTCCAGTGGCTGCACCGGGCGCGGGTGCGGCGCGCGCAGTACCTCCTGGAGACGACCACGTATCCGGTCGAACGCATCGCGGCCCAGGCGGGGTTCGGCTCGCCGACGGCGTTCCGGGAGCGGTTCAAGCGGGTGGTGGGGACGAGTCCGTACGCGTATCGCAGGGCGTTTCAGGGGGTGGGAGCCTCGGGGTCGGCCGCCGCGGCCTCGTAG
- a CDS encoding class I SAM-dependent methyltransferase codes for MPEPEPEPEPEPEPDPEHEPELPTVARFYDQLAADYHLVYADWGASISRQGRALDALIQTELGIDGASADASAEASVLDCSCGIGTQAIGLGLQGHRVTGTDISVSAVRRAVGEATLRGVRLPAAAADMRRLPFPDGQFDVVVSADNALPHLLTAEDVRTALTEMRRVLRAGGLLILSTRPYDEILRARPTSTPPQIASSPQGRTITFQLWDWHEDGERYDMEHIQLVPEGEGAEDAEPAEPAEPAESWQVRVRRTTYWALTQRQLTSLAAESGFIGPRWMPPESTGFFQPILMARAG; via the coding sequence ATGCCTGAGCCCGAGCCCGAGCCCGAGCCCGAGCCCGAGCCCGATCCCGAGCACGAGCCCGAACTCCCCACGGTGGCACGCTTCTACGACCAACTCGCGGCCGACTACCACCTCGTCTACGCCGATTGGGGCGCCAGCATCTCCCGACAGGGGAGAGCCCTGGACGCGCTGATCCAGACCGAGCTCGGCATCGACGGCGCCTCGGCCGACGCGTCGGCCGAAGCCTCGGTCCTGGACTGCTCGTGCGGCATCGGTACGCAGGCCATCGGGCTCGGCCTCCAGGGCCACCGGGTCACGGGTACGGACATCAGCGTGTCGGCGGTCCGCCGTGCGGTCGGTGAAGCGACTCTGCGGGGTGTCCGCCTGCCGGCCGCGGCGGCGGACATGCGCCGCCTTCCCTTCCCGGACGGCCAGTTCGATGTCGTCGTGAGCGCGGACAACGCCCTTCCCCACCTGCTCACTGCGGAAGACGTGCGCACGGCACTGACCGAGATGCGGCGCGTGCTGCGCGCCGGGGGACTACTGATCCTCAGCACCCGCCCGTACGACGAGATCCTGCGGGCGCGGCCCACCTCGACCCCGCCGCAGATCGCATCGTCGCCCCAGGGCAGGACCATCACCTTCCAACTCTGGGACTGGCACGAGGACGGCGAGCGCTACGACATGGAACACATCCAGCTCGTCCCCGAGGGGGAGGGCGCAGAGGATGCGGAGCCCGCGGAGCCCGCAGAGCCCGCAGAGAGCTGGCAGGTTCGCGTGCGCCGAACCACCTACTGGGCCCTCACCCAGCGGCAGTTGACCAGCCTCGCCGCCGAGTCGGGATTCATCGGCCCGCGATGGATGCCTCCCGAGAGCACCGGCTTCTTCCAGCCCATCCTCATGGCACGAGCCGGCTGA